From a single Candidatus Tumulicola sp. genomic region:
- a CDS encoding flagellar hook-basal body complex protein, with protein sequence MNRALAAGAAGMAAQQAVLDAVAANLSNLDTPGFRADRPEFAALVTPDGAALASAAERTQKLFVQGRLDSTNNEHDLAIDGEGLFEVEAFGGRSAFTRAGNFTPDAAGHLRLGNGAVLAHVKLPPGTVSMSVDASGRVRAKVAGKQDAVEAGQIQLCAFAQNPGLRFGLDSLFHATPGAGALYRGVPGTGGFGLIKQRFLERSNVSVVGAMMAVLTAQRAYEANAKSVQAADEMLRLANNLERG encoded by the coding sequence GTGAACCGCGCGCTCGCGGCGGGTGCGGCCGGCATGGCGGCACAGCAAGCCGTGCTCGACGCCGTCGCCGCCAATCTCTCCAACCTCGACACGCCGGGCTTCCGCGCAGACCGGCCCGAGTTCGCCGCGCTCGTCACGCCCGATGGCGCCGCCCTCGCGAGCGCAGCGGAGCGGACGCAAAAACTTTTCGTACAAGGCCGGCTCGATTCGACCAACAACGAGCACGATTTGGCGATCGACGGCGAGGGTCTCTTCGAGGTAGAAGCTTTCGGGGGACGTTCGGCGTTCACGCGAGCAGGCAACTTCACGCCGGACGCCGCTGGGCACTTGCGGCTCGGCAACGGCGCCGTTCTTGCGCATGTGAAGCTTCCGCCCGGCACGGTGTCGATGAGCGTCGACGCAAGCGGGCGCGTCCGCGCTAAAGTGGCAGGCAAGCAAGACGCGGTCGAAGCCGGCCAGATCCAGCTTTGCGCGTTCGCGCAGAATCCGGGCCTGCGCTTCGGTCTCGATTCGCTCTTCCACGCCACGCCTGGCGCGGGGGCGCTCTATCGCGGTGTGCCCGGCACGGGCGGCTTCGGTCTCATCAAGCAGCGCTTCTTGGAACGCTCGAACGTCAGCGTGGTGGGCGCGATGATGGCGGTGCTCACCGCGCAGCGCGCTTACGAAGCCAACGCCAAAAGCGTGCAGGCCGCAGACGAGATGCTGCGGCTCGCCAACAACCTGGAGCGAGGCTAG
- the lgt gene encoding prolipoprotein diacylglyceryl transferase: MIPVPAVFATVATLVSHWFEYPHIDPVAIHLFGSFGIRWYGLSYVIGALLVYLQLQSRRSRARTGISVEQAQEFVVYAMLGVIIGGRIFFLIADLLTPLPAGGHTINYYLSNPVEIIAIWHGGMAFHGGLIGAIAGIVLFARRARTPILPLLDETSLWIPLAIALTRIANFINAELPGRVTDSPLGMQFPNMTDYRYPSVLFEAAGMLVLVLPVLWLMHARGDRWRPGSIFWAFIAGYGLVRTVVEFYREPGIVFLGLTGAQYLTIAMLVLGIVMIVRSQRQGVAAAAFILACLTSAGALFGCSSFTGVRHTLTCGDKIDARAYQSAVDECTAALAANPNDSVAYNDRCLASYELGRLPDALKDCNAAVRLDPSFAMAYSNRCLVLDKQGDFAGAVSDCAKAVKLDTALGGAHSNLCLARNDAGDYAGAIDECTAALKIKPNDAKALNNRCLARENLGAYRAALADCTSAIAIDGSLAMAYSNRCLVRRDLKDLKGAIQDCTRAIVFDPNESIALNNRCLARNDAGDYQGAIADCTQAIKIAPREAIAYSNRCLALGNLKQYSQAVADCTQAVTVDPKEAFGYYNRGFFRAQLNQRDAAIADFKKAAALFQARHDRTDYQDAQSRIKELSI, encoded by the coding sequence TTGATCCCAGTTCCTGCCGTGTTCGCGACCGTTGCCACCCTCGTATCACATTGGTTCGAATATCCGCACATCGATCCGGTGGCCATCCATCTGTTCGGCTCGTTCGGCATCCGCTGGTACGGGCTGTCGTATGTTATCGGCGCGCTTTTGGTGTACCTCCAACTGCAGAGCCGGCGCAGCCGTGCCCGCACCGGGATCAGCGTCGAGCAGGCGCAAGAGTTCGTCGTGTACGCGATGCTCGGCGTCATCATCGGCGGACGCATCTTCTTCCTCATCGCCGACCTGCTGACGCCTCTGCCTGCCGGCGGGCACACCATCAACTACTATCTTTCGAATCCGGTCGAGATCATCGCGATTTGGCATGGCGGGATGGCTTTCCATGGCGGGCTCATCGGCGCGATCGCCGGCATCGTGCTCTTCGCACGCAGGGCGCGCACGCCCATTTTGCCGTTGCTCGATGAGACCTCGTTATGGATCCCTCTCGCAATCGCGCTCACCCGCATCGCGAACTTCATCAACGCCGAACTGCCCGGTCGGGTCACGGATTCGCCCCTCGGCATGCAGTTCCCCAACATGACCGATTATCGCTATCCCTCGGTTCTCTTCGAGGCCGCCGGCATGCTCGTGCTGGTCCTGCCGGTGCTCTGGCTGATGCACGCGCGCGGCGACCGCTGGCGCCCGGGCTCGATCTTCTGGGCCTTCATCGCCGGTTATGGACTCGTGCGCACCGTCGTAGAGTTTTACCGCGAGCCGGGCATCGTGTTCTTAGGTCTGACCGGCGCTCAATACCTGACGATCGCGATGCTGGTGCTGGGGATCGTCATGATCGTGCGCTCACAGCGACAGGGAGTCGCCGCTGCGGCGTTCATCCTCGCGTGTTTGACGTCGGCCGGCGCGCTGTTCGGCTGCTCGTCGTTCACCGGCGTACGGCACACCCTCACGTGCGGCGATAAGATCGACGCGCGAGCATATCAGTCCGCGGTGGATGAATGCACCGCCGCGCTCGCGGCGAACCCAAACGATTCGGTCGCGTACAACGATCGCTGTCTCGCCTCGTACGAGCTCGGCCGCCTACCCGATGCGCTCAAGGATTGCAACGCTGCGGTGCGTCTCGATCCTAGCTTTGCGATGGCGTACTCCAATAGGTGCCTGGTGCTCGACAAACAAGGTGACTTCGCGGGCGCCGTAAGCGATTGCGCCAAAGCGGTCAAACTCGATACTGCGCTTGGCGGCGCGCACTCCAACCTCTGCCTCGCGCGCAACGATGCGGGCGACTACGCCGGCGCGATCGACGAGTGCACGGCGGCGCTGAAGATCAAACCCAACGATGCCAAGGCGTTGAATAACCGATGCCTGGCGCGCGAAAACCTTGGCGCCTATCGCGCTGCTCTCGCCGATTGCACGAGCGCCATCGCGATCGACGGCTCTTTGGCAATGGCGTACAGCAACCGCTGCTTGGTGCGGCGCGATCTCAAGGACCTCAAGGGCGCCATCCAGGACTGCACGCGCGCGATCGTTTTCGATCCGAACGAGTCAATCGCGCTGAACAACCGCTGCCTCGCGCGCAACGACGCGGGTGACTACCAGGGTGCGATCGCCGACTGCACCCAAGCCATCAAGATCGCGCCGCGCGAGGCCATCGCGTACAGCAATCGCTGTCTCGCGCTCGGCAATCTCAAACAATATTCGCAGGCGGTCGCCGACTGCACGCAGGCCGTCACCGTCGATCCCAAAGAAGCCTTCGGCTACTACAACCGCGGCTTCTTCCGCGCTCAGTTGAATCAGCGCGACGCGGCTATCGCCGACTTCAAGAAGGCGGCGGCGCTATTCCAGGCGCGCCACGATCGAACCGATTATCAGGACGCGCAGAGCCGCATCAAAGAACTGAGTATATAA
- a CDS encoding flagellar hook-basal body complex protein, whose protein sequence is MDVPEALASAATGMRAQSAKLDAIAENLANAGTVGYRPRRAVLAGFGERLESTIVASTSQGGLRRTGVPTDLALVGPGAFAFAAASGVEYSRDGRLQVDPSGYLCDARGRRALGALGPARFPRGAHVDSDGRIVRGGQVLDRLRVVDERHPLTRGAAQVRAGYLEDSGVDPIAEMTALVGAERAYEANQKSAQRADESLRRAVTDVPAVRP, encoded by the coding sequence ATGGACGTTCCCGAGGCCCTCGCCAGCGCGGCTACCGGGATGCGCGCCCAAAGCGCCAAGCTCGACGCGATCGCCGAAAACCTTGCCAATGCCGGCACGGTCGGTTATCGGCCGCGACGCGCCGTGCTCGCCGGCTTTGGCGAACGGCTTGAATCCACGATCGTCGCTTCGACCTCGCAAGGCGGCCTGCGTCGGACCGGCGTGCCAACCGATCTTGCCTTGGTCGGTCCAGGCGCCTTCGCGTTCGCCGCCGCCTCAGGGGTCGAGTATTCGCGCGATGGCCGCCTCCAGGTGGATCCGTCAGGCTATCTGTGCGATGCGCGCGGACGCCGCGCGCTCGGAGCGCTCGGGCCGGCGCGTTTTCCGCGCGGGGCCCACGTCGATTCAGATGGGCGGATCGTCAGAGGCGGTCAGGTCCTCGACCGGCTGCGAGTCGTCGACGAGCGGCATCCTTTGACGCGCGGCGCAGCGCAAGTGCGAGCCGGTTACCTTGAAGATTCCGGGGTCGACCCGATCGCCGAGATGACCGCGCTCGTCGGCGCCGAGCGTGCGTACGAAGCCAATCAGAAAAGCGCGCAGCGCGCCGACGAATCGCTGCGACGCGCCGTCACCGACGTGCCGGCGGTGCGCCCGTGA
- a CDS encoding cytochrome c biogenesis protein CcdA, with the protein MSTAVVARRDVVFHSLVFILGFTLVFVAAGASASALGQAFAEYRTVITRVFGVIVILLGLNMVGLFKVPFLAMDKRLHFERRGVSYVGSLLAGLGFAAGWSPCIGPVLAAVIALASESGSVATGTGLLLVYSIGLGIPFLLTAIALQYVLPLFHRIKRFLPAIEIGAGIIVIGMGLVLLTNSFVRFTGWLYQTFPALANVGTGPESASLSLGAVFIAGLVSFLSPCVLPLVPVYISLLTGQSIEELAA; encoded by the coding sequence ATGAGCACGGCCGTGGTGGCGCGCCGCGACGTCGTCTTTCATTCGCTCGTTTTCATCCTCGGCTTCACGCTCGTGTTCGTCGCCGCGGGGGCGTCGGCGAGCGCGCTCGGCCAGGCCTTTGCAGAATACCGCACGGTCATTACGCGTGTGTTCGGGGTCATCGTCATCCTTCTGGGCCTCAACATGGTGGGCCTGTTCAAAGTTCCGTTCCTAGCGATGGATAAGCGGCTGCATTTCGAGCGCCGGGGCGTTTCGTATGTCGGATCACTGCTTGCGGGACTCGGCTTCGCCGCAGGCTGGTCGCCGTGCATCGGTCCCGTGCTCGCGGCCGTGATCGCTCTAGCGAGCGAATCCGGCAGCGTGGCGACAGGCACCGGACTTTTGCTGGTCTATTCCATAGGCCTAGGCATTCCGTTTTTGCTGACGGCGATCGCACTCCAATACGTGCTGCCCCTGTTCCACCGCATCAAGCGCTTCTTGCCGGCGATCGAGATCGGCGCCGGCATCATCGTCATCGGTATGGGGCTCGTCCTGTTGACCAACTCCTTCGTGCGCTTCACGGGCTGGCTGTACCAGACATTCCCGGCGCTGGCAAACGTGGGCACGGGGCCGGAAAGCGCATCGCTGTCGCTCGGCGCGGTCTTCATCGCCGGTCTCGTCTCCTTCTTGTCACCCTGCGTCCTGCCGTTGGTGCCCGTCTACATCTCGCTGCTGACCGGTCAGAGCATCGAAGAGCTGGCGGCATGA
- a CDS encoding sigma-70 family RNA polymerase sigma factor, with amino-acid sequence MGLGLAPAAPPFPRDPTLEACALHFVKSRCPHERERICDLAMPLVRRLATSLLRRLPTHFTADDLIGDGCVGLLRAIERFDPSFGASFETWAARLIRGAMLNGLRRMDIVPERVRRDARVLDAARWRLAQGEGKAPDDKAAARGAGLDQRRLASIHLALRSAAPASLDASVQPGEEGPRLGDRIACESPNPAAVVTERITRGDIGRAVTELPDRERYIVASFYGRSITFREIGQRLGISKQRVSQLHARALSDLKSALTGRSLEA; translated from the coding sequence ATGGGTCTCGGGCTTGCTCCGGCCGCGCCCCCGTTTCCGCGTGACCCGACGCTCGAAGCATGCGCGCTCCATTTCGTCAAATCGCGCTGCCCGCACGAGCGAGAACGGATTTGCGACCTCGCCATGCCTCTGGTCCGGCGACTGGCCACGAGTCTGCTGCGCCGTCTACCCACGCATTTCACTGCGGACGACCTCATCGGCGACGGCTGCGTCGGTCTGCTCCGCGCGATCGAGCGCTTCGACCCCTCGTTCGGCGCCTCGTTCGAGACGTGGGCCGCGCGGCTCATCCGCGGCGCGATGCTCAACGGTCTTCGGCGTATGGATATCGTGCCCGAGCGCGTCCGGCGCGACGCGCGCGTGCTCGACGCGGCGCGCTGGCGGCTCGCGCAAGGCGAAGGCAAGGCGCCCGACGACAAGGCTGCGGCTCGCGGCGCCGGACTCGACCAGCGGCGACTGGCCTCCATCCACTTGGCGCTGCGCAGCGCAGCGCCCGCGTCACTAGACGCTTCAGTGCAGCCGGGAGAGGAAGGTCCGCGCCTCGGCGACCGCATTGCGTGCGAGTCTCCGAACCCGGCCGCCGTGGTGACGGAGCGGATCACGCGCGGCGATATCGGCCGCGCGGTGACGGAGCTGCCCGACCGCGAGCGCTACATCGTGGCGTCGTTTTACGGACGCAGCATCACGTTCCGCGAAATCGGTCAGCGGCTCGGTATCAGCAAGCAACGGGTATCGCAACTGCACGCACGGGCGCTATCCGATCTGAAAAGCGCCTTGACCGGCCGATCGCTGGAAGCGTAA
- the tgt gene encoding tRNA guanosine(34) transglycosylase Tgt, with translation MIGFALEATDGLARAGTLHTAHGDIPTPVFMPVGTQASVKALTPEDLRASDVRIVLANAYHCYLRPGVDLIKQAGGLHAFMAWDRAILTDSGGFQVFSLAGLASVDDDGYHFASHLDGSRHTFTPESVVALQEALGSDIAMVLDDVAPAGVERARAADAAERTLRWADRARKAATRPGQSTFAIVQGSTFPDLRRRQARDLAELDFPGYAIGGLWVGEPKVLGIEIAALTCAELPSNKPRYLMGVGTPEDLLACIALGVDMFDCVYPTRCARHALALTSAGRLNLRNARFASDFSPLDPECDCSTCATFTRAYIAHCFRANEMLAPRLVSVHNIAMLSQLSRAARAAIVQGRFGAWREAVAAKLAQGLPSEG, from the coding sequence ATGATCGGGTTCGCGCTGGAAGCCACCGACGGGCTCGCGCGCGCGGGCACGCTGCACACCGCGCACGGAGACATTCCGACCCCCGTGTTCATGCCGGTGGGCACGCAGGCAAGCGTCAAAGCGCTCACGCCCGAAGATCTGCGCGCAAGCGACGTCCGCATCGTGCTCGCCAATGCATATCATTGCTACCTGCGCCCCGGTGTCGACCTCATCAAGCAAGCCGGCGGTCTGCATGCGTTCATGGCATGGGATCGCGCGATCCTGACCGACAGCGGCGGCTTCCAAGTGTTCTCGCTCGCCGGCCTCGCAAGCGTCGACGACGATGGCTATCACTTCGCCTCGCACCTTGACGGCTCGCGCCACACCTTCACCCCCGAATCAGTGGTGGCGCTGCAAGAGGCGCTCGGCAGCGATATCGCCATGGTTCTCGACGACGTCGCGCCCGCGGGCGTCGAGCGCGCGCGCGCGGCCGACGCGGCTGAACGCACGCTGCGCTGGGCGGACCGAGCGCGAAAAGCGGCGACGCGCCCCGGCCAGAGCACGTTTGCGATCGTGCAGGGTTCGACGTTTCCGGATCTGCGCCGGCGTCAAGCGCGCGATCTCGCCGAGCTGGATTTTCCCGGTTACGCCATCGGCGGCTTATGGGTCGGCGAGCCGAAAGTCTTGGGTATCGAGATAGCAGCGCTCACCTGCGCGGAGCTGCCTTCAAACAAACCTCGTTATCTCATGGGCGTGGGCACGCCCGAGGATCTGCTGGCGTGCATCGCGCTCGGCGTCGACATGTTCGATTGCGTGTATCCGACGCGCTGCGCGCGGCACGCGTTGGCGCTGACATCGGCGGGCCGCCTCAACCTGCGCAATGCGAGGTTTGCGTCGGACTTCTCACCGCTCGATCCCGAGTGCGACTGCTCGACGTGCGCGACGTTCACGCGCGCGTACATCGCGCATTGCTTTCGAGCGAACGAGATGCTCGCGCCCCGGCTCGTCAGCGTGCACAACATCGCCATGCTTTCTCAATTGAGTCGCGCCGCGCGAGCCGCCATCGTACAGGGGCGCTTCGGGGCGTGGCGCGAGGCCGTAGCCGCCAAGCTCGCGCAGGGACTCCCGAGCGAAGGATAA
- a CDS encoding YggS family pyridoxal phosphate-dependent enzyme codes for MSDAGARDRADRVADRLAAVRARIERACAQAGRRPSDVTILAVTKGFGSEAIQAALDASIADIGENYFQEAQAKFAGVAWPSSPVRRHFIGSIQRNKARRIAGLFDMVQTVDRADIAEALDAGAENAGKVLDVLVQLNVSADDRNGVKPSECAQLVAAIERLKHLRLRGVMAVGPLDPSTVAPAFADAGKIFDDLAARKPGVDTLSLGMSEDIEEAIAAGSTLLRLGTALFGPRPVKG; via the coding sequence GTGAGTGATGCCGGAGCCCGTGATCGCGCCGATCGCGTGGCTGACAGGCTGGCGGCGGTGCGTGCGCGCATCGAACGCGCGTGTGCGCAGGCCGGTCGCCGACCTTCCGACGTCACGATCCTCGCGGTGACCAAAGGCTTTGGTTCGGAGGCGATTCAGGCGGCACTCGACGCGAGCATCGCCGACATAGGCGAGAACTATTTCCAGGAAGCGCAGGCGAAGTTCGCCGGCGTTGCGTGGCCGTCGTCGCCCGTACGGCGCCACTTCATCGGCAGTATCCAGCGGAACAAGGCCCGTCGCATCGCCGGGCTCTTCGACATGGTGCAGACCGTCGACCGCGCCGATATCGCCGAGGCTCTCGACGCCGGCGCCGAGAACGCAGGCAAGGTCCTCGACGTGCTCGTGCAGTTGAACGTCTCGGCCGACGACCGCAACGGCGTCAAACCTAGCGAATGCGCACAACTGGTCGCGGCAATCGAACGGCTCAAGCATCTGCGCCTGCGCGGCGTCATGGCGGTCGGACCACTCGATCCGTCGACGGTCGCTCCCGCGTTCGCCGACGCCGGCAAGATCTTCGACGACCTCGCCGCGCGCAAACCCGGCGTGGACACGCTCTCGCTCGGTATGAGCGAGGACATCGAAGAGGCGATCGCCGCGGGATCGACGTTGCTGCGGCTCGGCACAGCGCTGTTCGGGCCGCGCCCCGTTAAAGGATGA
- a CDS encoding DivIVA domain-containing protein has translation MKITPVDIQHKQFKKSLQGYAREEVDAYLDDVIESLEHEIEERTKLEASVAELKEKLAHFIAMDESLRNTLVLAQRTADEVKASAHKEVDLIKQRGKIDLDQELADMRRRIADAKNEMQRVLDQTALVKQDLKAFLARHQALVEEAGISHDGATDHLLPRLPIDSENAAEASEAAD, from the coding sequence GTGAAGATCACCCCGGTCGATATCCAGCATAAACAGTTCAAGAAGTCGCTGCAGGGCTATGCGCGCGAGGAGGTCGACGCCTATCTCGATGACGTCATCGAATCGCTGGAGCACGAGATCGAGGAGCGCACGAAGCTCGAGGCGAGCGTCGCCGAACTCAAAGAAAAGCTGGCCCATTTCATAGCCATGGATGAAAGCCTACGGAACACGCTTGTGCTCGCGCAGCGCACCGCTGACGAAGTCAAGGCATCGGCGCACAAGGAAGTCGACCTCATCAAGCAGCGCGGCAAGATCGATCTCGATCAAGAGCTCGCGGACATGCGCCGGCGCATCGCCGACGCCAAGAACGAGATGCAGCGCGTCCTCGACCAGACGGCGTTGGTGAAGCAGGACCTCAAGGCATTTCTCGCGCGCCACCAGGCACTGGTGGAAGAGGCGGGCATCTCCCACGACGGCGCCACGGACCACTTGCTTCCGCGTCTTCCGATCGATTCCGAGAACGCCGCGGAGGCTAGCGAAGCAGCGGACTAG
- a CDS encoding cell division protein SepF yields the protein MGVWSSVTSFLGFRDSDDEFDEELFDEHGRPKVVSFNDVKGGRNKIGVSVFHPRHYEDVTEIADNLRSRLLVVLNLVGADRALSQRLIDFLSGVVYTLDGKMQRLSEGIFLFVPSHVQINAREPDVTAATGTYEAW from the coding sequence ATGGGTGTTTGGTCGAGCGTAACGAGTTTCTTGGGGTTCCGAGACTCCGACGACGAGTTCGATGAGGAATTGTTCGACGAGCACGGCCGCCCCAAAGTCGTTTCGTTCAATGATGTCAAGGGCGGGCGGAACAAGATCGGCGTTTCGGTCTTCCACCCGCGCCATTATGAAGACGTGACCGAGATCGCGGACAATCTGCGCTCGCGGCTGCTCGTGGTCCTTAATTTGGTCGGCGCCGATCGCGCGCTGAGCCAAAGGCTGATCGACTTCTTGAGCGGCGTCGTCTATACGCTGGACGGCAAGATGCAACGATTGTCGGAGGGGATCTTCCTCTTCGTTCCCAGTCACGTGCAGATCAACGCGCGTGAACCGGACGTGACCGCGGCGACCGGCACCTACGAGGCTTGGTAA
- the lspA gene encoding signal peptidase II, whose translation MSIVFFLVAALVVAGDQLAKHAVATHFMPDESRIVVPHGLWLTYVQNHRGAFGLFGGHPLVLAAIALGVVILFYLWYRQGGATASVHIAFGMILGGAIGNIIDRVRYGYVIDFIDLRWWPVFNVADSAITIGVCLLLLRILWHERRQPAEPVAAAPSAPESAHQ comes from the coding sequence ATGAGCATCGTGTTCTTCCTGGTCGCGGCGCTCGTCGTCGCCGGCGATCAACTGGCAAAACACGCCGTAGCGACGCACTTCATGCCGGACGAGAGCCGCATCGTCGTGCCCCACGGGTTGTGGCTGACGTACGTGCAGAACCACCGCGGCGCTTTTGGTCTATTCGGCGGGCACCCGCTGGTGCTGGCGGCGATCGCGCTCGGCGTGGTCATCTTGTTCTACCTGTGGTACCGTCAGGGCGGCGCGACCGCTTCCGTGCATATCGCCTTCGGCATGATCCTCGGCGGGGCGATCGGCAACATCATCGACCGCGTGCGCTACGGTTACGTCATCGACTTCATCGACTTACGCTGGTGGCCGGTGTTCAACGTCGCCGACTCTGCCATCACAATCGGCGTTTGCCTGCTGCTGCTGCGCATTCTCTGGCATGAACGCCGTCAGCCCGCGGAGCCGGTCGCAGCCGCGCCGTCCGCGCCCGAGTCCGCGCACCAGTGA
- a CDS encoding RluA family pseudouridine synthase, with protein sequence MTRTVAFAATEEDAGRRLDATLARHLRRSRAECLSLIRAGRVQVNGAGVKPSYPLRAGERITATLPDDAGSHADPRPEKIPLRIVYEDADLCVVDKPAGMATHPAPGAEHGTLVNALLAAVGTLAPSDDPSRPGIVHRLDRDTSGLLIVAKSERALHALQQAIRQRRVERRYHAVVWGAMPAPQGKIEAPLGRDPDVPTRFAVREDGRPAVTHYRVLEASKTLSLLELTLETGRTHQIRVHCVALGNPIVADRVYGGRRDKLGMNRQALHAVSLRFAHPVTNAALHFESPWPEDFAALASRLHT encoded by the coding sequence GTGACGCGCACCGTCGCGTTCGCCGCGACGGAAGAAGACGCAGGCCGCCGGCTCGACGCAACGCTCGCCCGCCATCTGCGGCGCTCCCGCGCGGAGTGTCTCAGTTTGATCCGCGCGGGTCGCGTGCAGGTGAACGGCGCCGGCGTGAAGCCGTCGTATCCGCTGCGCGCCGGCGAGCGCATCACCGCGACGCTGCCGGATGACGCCGGGTCGCACGCGGACCCGAGGCCCGAGAAGATCCCGCTGCGCATCGTGTACGAAGACGCCGACTTGTGCGTGGTCGACAAACCCGCGGGCATGGCGACGCACCCCGCTCCGGGCGCCGAGCACGGCACGCTGGTGAACGCGCTGCTCGCCGCCGTCGGCACGCTCGCGCCGTCGGACGATCCGTCGCGGCCGGGTATCGTGCACCGCCTCGATCGAGACACGTCAGGACTGCTTATCGTCGCGAAGTCGGAGCGCGCGCTGCACGCTTTGCAGCAGGCGATCCGGCAGCGCCGCGTCGAGCGCCGCTACCATGCGGTCGTGTGGGGCGCGATGCCCGCGCCGCAGGGCAAGATCGAAGCGCCGCTGGGGCGTGATCCTGACGTCCCGACGCGATTCGCGGTGCGCGAAGACGGCCGGCCCGCGGTCACGCATTATCGTGTGCTCGAGGCTTCAAAGACGCTTTCGCTGCTGGAATTAACATTGGAGACCGGACGCACGCACCAGATCCGCGTGCACTGCGTGGCGCTCGGCAACCCGATCGTCGCCGATCGCGTCTACGGAGGCCGCAGAGATAAGCTCGGGATGAACCGGCAGGCGCTGCATGCGGTCAGCTTGCGTTTCGCGCATCCGGTGACGAACGCGGCGCTGCACTTCGAATCGCCGTGGCCCGAGGATTTTGCGGCGCTCGCGAGCCGCTTGCACACATGA